A genomic segment from Aegilops tauschii subsp. strangulata cultivar AL8/78 chromosome 1, Aet v6.0, whole genome shotgun sequence encodes:
- the LOC141032195 gene encoding uncharacterized protein has protein sequence MAFSDEYKGVEAHGNTKFHVIRTNDKKMVISLAQYEHHLSLQRHKIVGIDLEYNNEPEATQKPALCQLTIGKTQPVLLFQLSAAERCTVFDNFLADPRYTIGGFSIDGDKTRLERVNLEVANFVDIQKEWRVPEATKELDSLGDVSDVLVDDYYNNMKKKITDDEHKRRATLPLSMRHIEYAAKDAYATYEIWNRITITQDGLRRAKLEKEEPPKKRARSSWGWGDANW, from the coding sequence ATGGCGTTCAGCGACGAGTACAAGGGTGTGGAGGCCCATGGCAACACCAAGTTTCACGTCATCCGCACCAACGACAAGAAGATGGTGATCTCCCTCGCGCAGTACGAGCACCACCTCAGCCTCCAGCGCCACAAGATCGTCGGCATTGATCTCGAGTACAACAACGAGCCTGAAGCGACGCAGAAACCCGCCCTCTGCCAACTCACCATCGGCAAGACTCAGCCGGTGCTGCTCTTCCAACTAAGCGCCGCTGAAAGGTGCACCGTCTTCGACAACTTCCTCGCCGACCCCAGGTACACCATTGGAGGCTTCTCCATCGACGGCGACAAAACCAGGCTAGAGCGCGTCAATCTGGAGGTCGCCAACTTCGTCGACATCCAGAAGGAGTGGAGGGTGCCCGAGGCAACCAAGGAGTTGGACTCCCTCGGAGACGTCTCCGACGTGCTCGTCGACGACTACTACaacaacatgaagaagaagatcacCGACGACGAACACAAGCGCCGGGCCACCCTGCCTCTGTCTATGAGGCACATCGAGTACGCGGCAAAGGACGCCTACGCAACGTACGAGATATGGAACCGCATCACCATCACCCAAGACGGGCTTCGCCGTGCAAAGCTTGAGAAGGAGGAGCCCCCCAAGAAGCGCGCCAGGAGCAGCTGGGGATGGGGAGACGCTAActggtga